A genomic stretch from Ovis canadensis isolate MfBH-ARS-UI-01 breed Bighorn chromosome 5, ARS-UI_OviCan_v2, whole genome shotgun sequence includes:
- the COLGALT1 gene encoding procollagen galactosyltransferase 1 isoform X1 produces the protein MAAAPRACRGHGRPLPVLLLLLLLALPPLGGPPGAAAYFPEERWSPESPLQAPRVLIALLARNAAHALPATLGALERLRHPRERTALWVATDHNADNTSAVLREWLVAVKGLYHSVEWRPSEEPRSYPDEEGPKHWSDSRYEHVMKLRQAALKSARDMWADYILFVDADNLILNPDTLTLLIAENKTVVAPMLDSRAAYSNFWCGMTSQGYYKRTPAYIPIRKRDRRGCFAVPMVHSTFLIDLRKAASRNLAFYPPHPDYTWSFDDIIVFAFSCKQAEVQMYVCNREVYGFLPVPLRSHSTLQDEAESFMHVQLEVMVKHPPSEPSRFISVPTKTPDKMGFDEVFMINLKRRQDRRERMLRALEEQEIACRLVEAVDGKAMNTSQVEALGIQMLPGYRDPYHGRPLTKGELGCFLSHHNIWKEVVDRGLQKSLVFEDDLRFEIFFKRRLMNLMRDVEREGLDWDLIYVGRKRMQVEHPEKAVPRVRNLVEADYSYWTLAYVISLQGARKLLAARPLSKMLPVDEFLPVMFDKHPVSEYKVHFSPRDLRAFSVEPLLIYPTHYTGDDGYVSDTETSVVWNNEHVKTDWDRAKSQKMREQQALSREAKNSDVLQSPLDSAARDEL, from the exons ATGGCGGCGGCCCCACGCgcgtgcaggggacacgggcggCCGCTCccggtactgctgctgctgctgctgctggcgctGCCGCCTTTGGGGGGCCCGCCCGGCGCCGCCGCCTACTTCCCCGAGGAGCGCTGGAGCCCTGAGTCGCCGCTGCAGGCGCCGCGAGTGCTGATCGCGCTGCTGGCGCGCAACGCGGCCCACGCGCTGCCTGCCACTCTGGGCGCGCTCGAGCGGCTGCGGCATCCGCGGGAGCGCACGGCGCTGTG GGTGGCTACAGACCACAATGCAGACAACACGTCGGCAGTGCTTCGGGAGTGGCTGGTGGCTGTGAAGGGGTTGTACCACTCTGTGGAGTGGCGGCCATCGGAGGAGCCCAG GTCCTACCCAGATGAGGAGGGCCCCAAACACTGGTCTGACTCACGCTACGAGCATGTCATGAAGTTGCGCCAGGCGGCTCTGAAATCAGCCCGGGATATGTGGGCTGACTACATCCTG TTTGTGGATGCCGACAACCTGATCCTCAACCCTGACACGCTGACCCTGCTTATCGCAGAGAATAAGACGGTGGTGGCCCCCATGTTGGATTCCCGGGCTGCATACTCCAACTTCTGGTGTGGGATGACATCCCAG GGCTACTACAAGCGCACACCTGCCTACATCCCCATCCGCAAGCGGGACCGCCGGGGCTGCTTTGCAGTCCCCATGGTGCACTCAACCTTCCTGATCGACCTGCGGAAGGCGGCATCCAGGAACTTGGCCTTCTACCCTCCGCACCCTGACTACACCTGGTCCTTTGATGACATCATTGTTTTTGCCTTCTCCTGCAAGCAGGCAG AGGTCCAGATGTACGTCTGCAACAGGGAAGTGTACGGCTTTCTGCCGGTGCCGCTGCGGTCACACAGCACCCTCCAGGACGAGGCCGAGAGCTTCATGCACGTGCAGCTGGAGGTCATGG TGAAGCACCCACCCTCGGAGCCCTCGCGGTTCATCTCAGTGCCCACCAAGACGCCAGACAAGATGGGCTTTGACGAG GTCTTCATGATCAACCTGAAGCGGCGGCAGGACCGGCGGGAACGCATGCTGCGGGCCCTGGAAGAGCAGGAGATAGCGTGCCGGCTGGTGGAGGCTGTGGACGGCAA AGCCATGAACACCAGCCAGGTGGAGGCTCTGGGCATCCAGATGCTGCCGGGCTACCGGGACCCCTACCATGGGCGGCCCCTCACCAAGGGCGAACTGGGCTGCTTCCTCAGCCACCACAACATCTGGAAGGAG GTTGTGGACCGCGGGCTGCAGAAATCCCTCGTATTTGAGGATGATCTACGCTTCGAGATCTTCTTCAAGAGGCGACTGATGAACCTTATGCGGGATGTGGAGCGGGAGGGTCTGGATTGGGACCTCAT CTACGTGGGCCGGAAGCGGATGCAGGTGGAGCACCCCGAGAAGGCTGTGCCCCGCGTGAGGAACCTGGTGGAGGCCGACTACTCGTACTGGACCCTGGCCTACGTGATCTCCCTGCAAGGCGCCCGCAAGCTGCTGGCTGCCCGGCCGCTCTCCAAAATGCTGCCCGTGGACGAGTTCTTGCCAGTCATGTTCGACAAGCACCCAGT GTCTGAATACAAGGTCCACTTCTCCCCTCGGGACCTGCGCGCCTTCTCTGTGGAGCCCCTGCTCATCTACCCCACGCACTACACAGGGGACGACGGGTACGTGAGCGACACGGAGACCTCAGTCGTGTGGAACAACGAGCACGTCAAGACCGACTGGGACCGCGCCAAGTCCCAGAAGATGCGGGAACAGCAGGCCCTGAGCCGCGAGGCCAAGAACTCCGACGTGCTGCAGTCCCCGCTGGACAGTGCCGCCCGGGATGAGCTCTGA
- the COLGALT1 gene encoding procollagen galactosyltransferase 1 isoform X2, whose product MKLRQAALKSARDMWADYILFVDADNLILNPDTLTLLIAENKTVVAPMLDSRAAYSNFWCGMTSQGYYKRTPAYIPIRKRDRRGCFAVPMVHSTFLIDLRKAASRNLAFYPPHPDYTWSFDDIIVFAFSCKQAEVQMYVCNREVYGFLPVPLRSHSTLQDEAESFMHVQLEVMVKHPPSEPSRFISVPTKTPDKMGFDEVFMINLKRRQDRRERMLRALEEQEIACRLVEAVDGKAMNTSQVEALGIQMLPGYRDPYHGRPLTKGELGCFLSHHNIWKEVVDRGLQKSLVFEDDLRFEIFFKRRLMNLMRDVEREGLDWDLIYVGRKRMQVEHPEKAVPRVRNLVEADYSYWTLAYVISLQGARKLLAARPLSKMLPVDEFLPVMFDKHPVSEYKVHFSPRDLRAFSVEPLLIYPTHYTGDDGYVSDTETSVVWNNEHVKTDWDRAKSQKMREQQALSREAKNSDVLQSPLDSAARDEL is encoded by the exons ATGAAGTTGCGCCAGGCGGCTCTGAAATCAGCCCGGGATATGTGGGCTGACTACATCCTG TTTGTGGATGCCGACAACCTGATCCTCAACCCTGACACGCTGACCCTGCTTATCGCAGAGAATAAGACGGTGGTGGCCCCCATGTTGGATTCCCGGGCTGCATACTCCAACTTCTGGTGTGGGATGACATCCCAG GGCTACTACAAGCGCACACCTGCCTACATCCCCATCCGCAAGCGGGACCGCCGGGGCTGCTTTGCAGTCCCCATGGTGCACTCAACCTTCCTGATCGACCTGCGGAAGGCGGCATCCAGGAACTTGGCCTTCTACCCTCCGCACCCTGACTACACCTGGTCCTTTGATGACATCATTGTTTTTGCCTTCTCCTGCAAGCAGGCAG AGGTCCAGATGTACGTCTGCAACAGGGAAGTGTACGGCTTTCTGCCGGTGCCGCTGCGGTCACACAGCACCCTCCAGGACGAGGCCGAGAGCTTCATGCACGTGCAGCTGGAGGTCATGG TGAAGCACCCACCCTCGGAGCCCTCGCGGTTCATCTCAGTGCCCACCAAGACGCCAGACAAGATGGGCTTTGACGAG GTCTTCATGATCAACCTGAAGCGGCGGCAGGACCGGCGGGAACGCATGCTGCGGGCCCTGGAAGAGCAGGAGATAGCGTGCCGGCTGGTGGAGGCTGTGGACGGCAA AGCCATGAACACCAGCCAGGTGGAGGCTCTGGGCATCCAGATGCTGCCGGGCTACCGGGACCCCTACCATGGGCGGCCCCTCACCAAGGGCGAACTGGGCTGCTTCCTCAGCCACCACAACATCTGGAAGGAG GTTGTGGACCGCGGGCTGCAGAAATCCCTCGTATTTGAGGATGATCTACGCTTCGAGATCTTCTTCAAGAGGCGACTGATGAACCTTATGCGGGATGTGGAGCGGGAGGGTCTGGATTGGGACCTCAT CTACGTGGGCCGGAAGCGGATGCAGGTGGAGCACCCCGAGAAGGCTGTGCCCCGCGTGAGGAACCTGGTGGAGGCCGACTACTCGTACTGGACCCTGGCCTACGTGATCTCCCTGCAAGGCGCCCGCAAGCTGCTGGCTGCCCGGCCGCTCTCCAAAATGCTGCCCGTGGACGAGTTCTTGCCAGTCATGTTCGACAAGCACCCAGT GTCTGAATACAAGGTCCACTTCTCCCCTCGGGACCTGCGCGCCTTCTCTGTGGAGCCCCTGCTCATCTACCCCACGCACTACACAGGGGACGACGGGTACGTGAGCGACACGGAGACCTCAGTCGTGTGGAACAACGAGCACGTCAAGACCGACTGGGACCGCGCCAAGTCCCAGAAGATGCGGGAACAGCAGGCCCTGAGCCGCGAGGCCAAGAACTCCGACGTGCTGCAGTCCCCGCTGGACAGTGCCGCCCGGGATGAGCTCTGA